The following are encoded in a window of Bradyrhizobium sp. WBOS07 genomic DNA:
- the pcaG gene encoding protocatechuate 3,4-dioxygenase subunit alpha: protein MQDSVKPDGITPSQTIGPFFKYGLTPNGEYAWNDAFTNSTLTPDVTGDRVRIEGRVFDGDGVAVPDCMLEIWQADAQGRFADPQDKRALPNASFRGFARCGTDKDGNYAFETIKPGAVPDPDGKPQAPHILLAVFGRGMLRHLYTRIYFSDESGNAADPVLTLVPADRRATLIAVREVGKPVYRLDLRLQGDNETVFFDV, encoded by the coding sequence GTGCAAGACTCTGTGAAGCCCGACGGGATCACGCCATCGCAAACGATCGGTCCGTTCTTCAAATACGGCCTGACGCCGAACGGCGAATACGCCTGGAACGACGCGTTCACCAACTCGACGCTGACCCCCGACGTCACGGGCGATCGCGTCCGGATCGAAGGCCGCGTGTTCGACGGCGACGGCGTCGCCGTGCCGGATTGCATGCTGGAGATCTGGCAGGCGGACGCGCAAGGCCGCTTCGCCGACCCGCAGGACAAGCGTGCGCTGCCGAATGCGAGCTTCCGTGGCTTCGCCCGTTGCGGCACCGACAAGGACGGCAATTACGCTTTCGAGACCATCAAGCCGGGCGCGGTGCCGGATCCCGACGGCAAGCCGCAGGCGCCGCACATCCTGCTCGCGGTGTTCGGCCGCGGCATGCTGCGGCATCTCTACACCCGCATCTATTTCAGCGACGAGTCCGGCAACGCCGCCGATCCCGTGCTGACGCTGGTGCCCGCCGATCGCCGCGCCACGCTGATTGCCGTGCGGGAGGTTGGCAAGCCGGTCTACCGGCTCGACCTCCGGCTTCAGGGCGACAACGAGACGGTGTTCTTCGACGTGTGA
- a CDS encoding carbonic anhydrase, with the protein MMTFPKHLLEGYKAFATQRLPTEQSRYRELSVKGQFPEVMVIGCCDSRVSPEVIFDVGPGELFVVRNIANLVPVYQPDGAAHGVSAALEYAVTVLKVKHIVILGHAQCGGIRAFVDKIEPLTPGDFIGKWMQMFIKPGEVVEQRDHETMAQFVERIEKAAVFRSLENLMTFPFVRKAVESGQMQTHGAYFGVAEGSLFVLDKVAKEFKNANGE; encoded by the coding sequence ATGATGACATTCCCGAAGCATTTGCTGGAAGGCTACAAGGCCTTCGCCACCCAGCGGCTGCCGACCGAGCAGAGCCGCTATCGCGAGCTGTCGGTAAAGGGGCAGTTTCCGGAAGTGATGGTGATCGGCTGCTGCGACAGCCGCGTCTCGCCCGAGGTGATCTTCGACGTCGGCCCGGGCGAATTGTTCGTCGTCCGCAACATCGCCAACCTGGTGCCGGTGTATCAGCCCGACGGCGCCGCGCACGGCGTCTCGGCGGCGCTGGAATATGCCGTGACGGTGCTGAAGGTGAAGCACATCGTCATCCTCGGCCACGCGCAATGCGGCGGCATCCGCGCCTTCGTCGACAAGATCGAGCCGCTGACGCCGGGCGACTTCATCGGCAAATGGATGCAGATGTTCATCAAGCCCGGCGAGGTGGTGGAGCAGCGCGACCACGAAACCATGGCGCAATTCGTCGAGCGGATCGAGAAGGCCGCAGTGTTCCGCAGCCTGGAAAACCTGATGACCTTCCCGTTCGTGCGCAAGGCCGTGGAGTCAGGCCAGATGCAGACCCATGGCGCCTATTTCGGCGTCGCCGAGGGATCGCTGTTCGTGCTCGACAAGGTCGCGAAGGAATTCAAGAACGCGAATGGCGAGTGA
- a CDS encoding AraC family transcriptional regulator codes for MGSVSFLDRYPLLQSRDSEFARDRLFATYGADRFEKHGGEFGIQANFARLQSIGIAFCAYEGAASLSFPESSILRQFFSIQGAATFRTKGQGRPISAWSPIVSGEARLDLDFAPGYRQLVLRLEAGALERLLKGMLGDSSDVTLRFTEDEADPAAMTQVRQDVFRFAEELEKFGRDYSPIAIAELERALMVRVLLAHQHNFTDRLLRPVPGANRSVVDIVESYIEAHWDEPLDLERLARIANVSVRTIFREFSDAGRGSPGQCARRFRIQRAAELLRRPDEQTSVVAVAFRCGFQNLGRFASEYRQAVGELPSETLRNARRRQ; via the coding sequence TTGGGCTCCGTTTCTTTTCTCGACCGGTATCCATTGCTTCAGTCCCGCGACAGCGAGTTCGCACGCGACCGCCTGTTCGCCACGTATGGCGCCGACCGCTTCGAAAAGCATGGCGGTGAGTTCGGCATCCAGGCCAACTTTGCCCGCTTGCAATCGATCGGCATCGCCTTCTGTGCCTATGAAGGTGCAGCGTCGCTGTCCTTTCCCGAATCCTCGATCCTCCGCCAGTTCTTCTCCATTCAGGGTGCCGCGACTTTCAGGACCAAAGGACAGGGCCGGCCGATCTCGGCTTGGAGTCCGATCGTCTCCGGCGAAGCCAGGCTGGATCTCGACTTTGCGCCGGGCTACCGCCAGCTGGTGCTGAGACTGGAGGCCGGCGCACTTGAGCGTTTGCTGAAGGGAATGCTCGGCGACAGCAGCGACGTGACGCTGCGTTTCACCGAAGACGAAGCGGATCCGGCGGCAATGACGCAGGTGCGTCAGGACGTCTTCAGGTTTGCCGAGGAGCTGGAAAAATTCGGACGGGATTACTCTCCCATCGCCATCGCCGAGCTCGAGCGGGCGCTGATGGTCCGAGTCCTTCTGGCGCACCAGCACAATTTTACCGACCGGCTGCTGCGCCCCGTACCAGGCGCCAACCGGTCTGTCGTCGACATCGTGGAATCCTATATCGAGGCGCATTGGGACGAGCCTCTCGACCTGGAGAGGCTCGCGAGGATTGCCAATGTCAGCGTGCGGACGATTTTCCGCGAGTTCTCCGATGCCGGACGGGGATCACCCGGCCAGTGCGCGAGGCGTTTCAGGATTCAGCGGGCCGCGGAGTTGTTGCGGCGTCCCGACGAGCAGACCAGCGTCGTTGCCGTGGCGTTCAGATGCGGTTTCCAGAATCTCGGCCGCTTCGCCTCGGAATATCGGCAAGCCGTCGGTGAGCTGCCATCCGAAACTCTGAGGAACGCGAGAAGACGGCAGTGA
- a CDS encoding aspartate-semialdehyde dehydrogenase, whose amino-acid sequence MGYKVAIVGATGNVGREMLNILDERKFPADEVVALASRRSMGVEVSYGDRTLKVKALEHYDFSDVDICLMSAGGAVSKEWSPKIGAAGAVVIDNSSAWRMDPDVPLIVPEVNAAATEGFKKKNIIANPNCSTAQLVVALKPLHDKATIKRVVVSTYQSVSGAGKDAMDELFSQTKAVYTNDELVAKKFPKRIAFNVIPHIDVFMEDGYTKEEWKMMAETKKILDPKIKLTATCVRVPVFVGHSEAVNIEFENPISADEAREILRKAPGCLVIDKQEPGGYATPYEAAGEDATYISRIREDATVENGLVLWCVSDNLRKGAALNAIQIAEVLINRKLISAKKQAA is encoded by the coding sequence ATGGGTTACAAAGTCGCAATCGTCGGCGCGACCGGCAATGTCGGACGGGAAATGCTCAACATCCTGGATGAGCGCAAATTCCCCGCGGACGAGGTCGTGGCCCTGGCCTCACGCCGCAGCATGGGCGTCGAGGTCTCCTATGGCGACCGCACCCTGAAGGTCAAAGCGCTCGAGCATTACGACTTCTCCGACGTCGACATCTGCCTGATGTCGGCAGGCGGCGCGGTCTCGAAGGAATGGTCGCCGAAGATCGGCGCCGCCGGCGCTGTGGTGATCGACAATTCCTCGGCCTGGCGCATGGATCCGGACGTGCCGCTGATCGTGCCCGAGGTCAACGCGGCTGCGACCGAAGGCTTCAAGAAGAAGAACATCATCGCCAACCCGAACTGCTCGACCGCCCAGCTCGTGGTGGCGCTCAAGCCGCTGCACGACAAGGCGACCATCAAGCGCGTCGTGGTCTCGACCTATCAATCGGTCTCGGGCGCCGGCAAGGACGCGATGGACGAATTGTTCTCGCAGACCAAGGCCGTCTACACCAACGACGAGCTGGTCGCGAAGAAATTCCCCAAGCGCATCGCCTTCAACGTCATCCCGCACATCGACGTCTTCATGGAGGACGGCTACACCAAGGAAGAGTGGAAGATGATGGCGGAGACCAAGAAGATCCTTGATCCCAAGATCAAGCTCACCGCCACCTGCGTGCGCGTGCCGGTGTTCGTCGGCCATTCCGAGGCCGTCAACATCGAGTTCGAGAATCCGATCAGCGCCGACGAAGCCCGCGAGATCCTGCGCAAGGCGCCCGGCTGCCTCGTCATCGACAAGCAGGAGCCCGGCGGCTACGCCACGCCGTATGAGGCGGCCGGCGAGGACGCCACCTACATCAGCCGCATCCGCGAGGACGCCACGGTGGAGAACGGCCTCGTGCTGTGGTGCGTGTCCGACAATCTACGCAAGGGCGCGGCCCTCAACGCGATCCAGATCGCGGAAGTGCTGATCAACCGCAAGCTGATCAGCGCGAAGAAGCAGGCGGCCTGA
- a CDS encoding CoA ester lyase, which translates to MTRPRRSHLFMPGSNPRALEKARHLAADGLILDLEDSVAPDAKAVARDGIAAAIAAKGFGKREILIRTNGLDTPWWADDVAMAAKASPDGILVPKVSSIEDLDTIGLRLTELGAAPTVKVWAMIETARAVLHAEELAEAGRDPSRRLSGFVFGPNDISRETRIRMLPGRAAMLPMITHCILATRAHGLEILDGPYSDIANPDGFATECAQARDLGFDGKTLIHPSQIDACNAIFTPPEEEVARARKIIAAFELPENASRGAIRLDGAMVERLHADMARRTIAIADAIAAMGKG; encoded by the coding sequence ATGACCCGCCCGCGCCGCAGCCATCTGTTCATGCCCGGCTCCAATCCCCGTGCGCTGGAAAAGGCGCGCCACCTCGCCGCCGACGGCCTGATCCTGGACCTGGAAGATTCCGTTGCACCTGACGCCAAGGCGGTGGCGCGCGACGGCATCGCCGCCGCGATCGCAGCCAAGGGCTTTGGCAAGCGCGAGATCCTGATCCGGACCAACGGCCTCGATACGCCCTGGTGGGCCGACGACGTCGCCATGGCCGCCAAGGCCTCGCCCGACGGCATCCTGGTTCCAAAAGTTTCAAGCATCGAGGATCTCGACACCATCGGCCTCCGCCTCACCGAGCTTGGCGCCGCGCCGACGGTGAAGGTCTGGGCCATGATCGAAACCGCGCGCGCCGTGCTGCATGCGGAGGAGCTGGCCGAGGCCGGGCGCGATCCGTCGCGGCGTCTCTCCGGCTTCGTGTTCGGCCCCAACGACATCTCGCGCGAGACGCGGATCAGGATGCTGCCCGGCCGCGCTGCGATGCTTCCGATGATCACCCATTGCATCCTGGCGACGCGCGCTCACGGCCTCGAGATCCTCGACGGCCCCTACAGCGACATCGCCAACCCCGACGGCTTCGCCACCGAATGCGCGCAAGCCCGCGATCTCGGCTTCGACGGCAAGACCCTGATCCATCCTTCGCAGATCGACGCCTGCAACGCGATCTTCACCCCGCCCGAGGAGGAGGTTGCGCGCGCGCGAAAAATCATCGCGGCGTTCGAGCTGCCGGAGAATGCCTCGCGCGGCGCGATCCGACTCGATGGCGCGATGGTGGAGCGCCTGCACGCCGACATGGCCAGGCGCACGATCGCCATCGCGGACGCGATCGCTGCGATGGGGAAGGGTTGA
- the pcaH gene encoding protocatechuate 3,4-dioxygenase subunit beta, with protein sequence MTLIYPTDSNKAHPLPLSPDYKSSIKRAPNKPLIPMRHTLSELTGPVYGHETVREGDNDLTRQHSGEPLGERIIVHGHVRDEDGRGVPNSLVEIWQANSCGRYVHVRDQHPAPLDPNFTGAGRTVSDAGGYYRFVSIKPGAYPWGNHHNAWRPAHIHLSVFGHSFVTRLVTQMYFPNDPLFPFDPIFNSVPDEKARARMVSSFDLENTQPEWALCYRFDIVLRGKNATPMENH encoded by the coding sequence ATGACGTTGATCTATCCCACCGACAGCAACAAGGCGCATCCGCTGCCGCTGTCGCCCGACTACAAGAGCTCGATCAAGCGTGCGCCGAACAAGCCCCTGATCCCGATGCGTCATACCTTGTCGGAGCTCACCGGTCCGGTCTACGGCCATGAGACCGTGCGCGAGGGCGACAACGATCTCACCCGCCAGCACAGCGGCGAGCCACTCGGTGAGCGCATCATCGTCCACGGCCACGTGCGCGACGAGGACGGCCGCGGCGTGCCGAACTCGCTGGTCGAGATCTGGCAGGCCAATTCCTGCGGCCGCTACGTTCACGTCCGCGACCAGCATCCGGCGCCGCTCGATCCGAACTTCACCGGCGCAGGCCGCACCGTGAGCGATGCCGGCGGCTACTACCGCTTCGTCAGCATCAAGCCCGGCGCCTATCCCTGGGGCAATCACCACAACGCCTGGCGGCCGGCCCACATTCATCTCTCGGTGTTCGGCCATTCCTTCGTCACGCGCCTCGTGACGCAGATGTACTTTCCGAACGATCCGCTGTTTCCGTTCGACCCGATCTTCAACTCGGTGCCGGACGAGAAGGCGCGGGCGCGCATGGTCTCCTCGTTCGATCTCGAGAACACCCAGCCCGAATGGGCGCTGTGCTACCGCTTCGACATCGTGCTGCGCGGCAAGAACGCCACCCCCATGGAGAACCATTAA
- the pcaF gene encoding 3-oxoadipyl-CoA thiolase, producing the protein MRDVFICDAVRTPIGRFGGSLAKVRADDLAAAPIKALMAKHPNLDWAQVDEVFFGCANQAGEDNRNVARMALLLAGLPDSVPGQTLNRLCASGLDAVGAAGRAIRSGEIELAIAGGVESMTRAPFVMGKAQEAFSRSAEIFDTTIGWRFINPLLKAQYGVDAMPETGENVAEEFQVSRADQDAFAIRSQQRAGKAIASGYFAEEITPITIPGGKAGPITVDKDEHPRPETTLEGLAKLKPIVRNPGTVTAGNASGVNDGAAAMILASEAAVKKHGLTPRARILGLASAGVPPRIMGIGPVPATRKLMERLGKKISDFDLIELNEAFASQGIACMRQLGVADDADFVNPHGGAIALGHPLGMSGARLALTAVHGMEKRGGKLALATMCVGVGQGVAVAIEKLN; encoded by the coding sequence ATGCGTGACGTCTTTATCTGCGATGCCGTGCGGACTCCGATCGGCCGCTTCGGCGGCTCGCTCGCCAAGGTGCGCGCCGACGATCTCGCCGCCGCCCCGATCAAGGCGCTGATGGCCAAGCACCCCAATCTCGACTGGGCGCAGGTGGACGAGGTCTTCTTCGGCTGCGCCAATCAGGCCGGCGAGGACAACCGCAACGTCGCGCGCATGGCGCTCCTGCTCGCAGGTCTGCCGGATTCGGTTCCCGGCCAGACCCTGAACCGGCTCTGCGCCTCCGGCCTCGATGCGGTCGGCGCCGCGGGCCGCGCCATCCGCTCCGGCGAGATCGAGCTCGCCATTGCCGGCGGCGTCGAGTCGATGACCCGCGCGCCGTTCGTGATGGGCAAGGCGCAGGAGGCCTTCTCGCGTTCGGCCGAGATCTTCGACACCACGATCGGCTGGCGCTTCATCAATCCGCTGCTGAAGGCGCAGTACGGCGTCGACGCCATGCCCGAGACCGGCGAGAACGTCGCCGAGGAATTCCAGGTCTCGCGCGCCGACCAGGACGCCTTCGCGATCCGCTCGCAGCAGCGCGCCGGCAAGGCGATCGCCTCCGGCTATTTTGCGGAAGAGATCACGCCGATCACCATTCCCGGCGGCAAGGCCGGCCCCATCACCGTCGACAAGGACGAGCATCCGCGTCCCGAGACCACGCTGGAGGGCCTCGCCAAGCTGAAGCCGATCGTGCGCAATCCGGGCACCGTCACCGCCGGCAACGCCTCCGGCGTCAATGACGGCGCTGCCGCGATGATCCTGGCCTCGGAGGCCGCTGTGAAGAAGCATGGCCTGACGCCCCGCGCCCGCATCCTGGGCCTGGCCTCGGCCGGCGTGCCGCCGCGCATCATGGGCATTGGCCCGGTGCCCGCGACCCGCAAGCTGATGGAGCGCCTCGGCAAGAAGATCAGCGATTTCGACCTGATCGAGCTCAACGAGGCCTTCGCCTCCCAGGGCATCGCCTGCATGCGCCAGCTCGGCGTCGCCGATGATGCCGATTTCGTCAATCCGCATGGTGGGGCCATCGCGCTCGGTCATCCCCTCGGCATGAGCGGCGCGCGCCTCGCGCTCACCGCCGTCCACGGCATGGAAAAGCGTGGCGGCAAGCTCGCACTCGCCACCATGTGCGTCGGCGTCGGCCAGGGCGTCGCGGTCGCGATTGAGAAGCTGAACTGA
- the leuB gene encoding 3-isopropylmalate dehydrogenase: protein MATHKLLLLPGDGIGPEVMGEVKRLIDWLNSAGIASFETDTGLVGGSAYDAHKVSISEGDMAKAKDADAVIFGAVGGPKWDAVPYEVRPEAGLLRLRKDLALFANLRPAVCYPALADASSLKREAVEGLDIMIVRELTGGVYFGEPKTITDLGNGQKRAIDTQVYDTYEIERIGRVAFELARKRKNKVTSMEKRNVMKSGVLWNEVMTAVHKREYPDVTLEHQLADSGGMMLVKWPKQFDVIVTDNLFGDMLSDIAAMLTGSLGMLPSASLGEVDVKTRKRKALYEPVHGSAPDIAGQGLANPIAMISSFGMALRYSFDMGALADKVDQAIAAVLASGLRTADIKSEGTTAASTTQMGEAILKELQKLHA, encoded by the coding sequence ATGGCGACCCACAAATTGCTGCTGCTCCCCGGCGACGGTATCGGCCCCGAGGTGATGGGCGAGGTGAAGCGGCTGATCGACTGGCTCAATTCGGCCGGGATCGCCAGCTTCGAGACCGACACCGGCCTCGTCGGCGGCTCCGCCTATGATGCGCACAAGGTGTCGATCTCCGAGGGCGACATGGCCAAGGCCAAGGACGCCGACGCCGTGATCTTCGGCGCGGTCGGCGGTCCCAAGTGGGATGCCGTGCCGTACGAGGTGCGCCCCGAAGCCGGCCTGCTTCGCCTGCGCAAGGATCTGGCGCTGTTCGCCAACCTCCGTCCCGCGGTGTGCTATCCGGCGCTGGCCGATGCCTCCAGCCTGAAGCGCGAGGCGGTCGAGGGCCTCGACATCATGATCGTGCGCGAGCTCACCGGCGGCGTCTATTTCGGCGAGCCCAAGACCATCACCGATCTCGGCAACGGCCAGAAGCGCGCCATCGATACCCAGGTCTACGACACCTATGAGATCGAGCGCATCGGCCGCGTCGCCTTCGAGCTTGCCAGGAAGCGCAAGAACAAGGTGACGTCGATGGAGAAGCGCAACGTCATGAAGTCGGGCGTGCTCTGGAACGAGGTCATGACCGCCGTTCACAAGCGCGAATACCCCGACGTCACGCTCGAGCACCAGCTCGCCGATTCCGGCGGCATGATGCTGGTGAAATGGCCGAAGCAGTTCGACGTCATCGTCACCGACAATCTGTTCGGCGACATGCTGTCCGACATCGCGGCGATGCTGACGGGCTCGCTCGGCATGCTGCCCTCGGCTTCGCTCGGCGAAGTGGATGTGAAGACCAGGAAGCGCAAGGCGCTGTACGAGCCCGTGCACGGCTCGGCGCCTGACATCGCAGGCCAAGGCCTCGCCAATCCCATTGCGATGATCTCGTCCTTCGGCATGGCGCTGCGCTATTCCTTCGACATGGGCGCGCTCGCCGACAAGGTCGATCAGGCAATCGCCGCCGTGCTGGCGAGCGGCCTGCGCACCGCCGACATCAAGTCGGAGGGCACCACGGCCGCGTCCACCACGCAGATGGGCGAAGCGATCCTGAAGGAATTGCAGAAGCTGCACGCGTAG
- the mutS gene encoding DNA mismatch repair protein MutS gives MTMQQPIQAPPPDEAPAPPAEAAARVTPMMEQYLEIKAAHQGLLLFYRMGDFYELFFEDAEIASKTLGIVLTKRGKHQGADIPMCGVPVERSEDYLHRLISAGHRVAVCEQTEDPAAAKARGNKSVVRRGVVRLVTPGTLTEDTLLDARANNYLLAIARARASGGGDRFGLAWIDISTAEFMVTECASGELAATLARINPNEAIVTDALYNDSELGQTLRELPAVTPLTRDVFDGATAEKRLCEYFAVATMDGLAQLTRLEATAAAAAITYVDRTQVGKHPPLSPPAREASGATMAIDPATRANLELTRTLAGERRGSLLDAIDCTVTSAGSRLLAQRLAAPLTDAPAIARRLDAVSTFVTDSAAREDIRSILRGAPDMSRALARLSVGRGGPRDLAGIRDGIIAADQVLTRLSELDEPPQEIAAVMTALQRPSRELAAEFTGALDEQLPLIKRDGGFVRQGYEPALDEARNLRDASRLVVASMQARYADATAVKGLKIRHNNVLGYFVEVTAQHGDKLMSAPLNATFIHRQTLAGQVRFTTSELGEIEAKIANAGDRALGLELEIFERLSAKAMAISDDLRAAAHAFALLDVATSLAKLAVDDHYVRPDVDDSLGFAIEAGRHPVVEQALKRNGEPFIANACDLSPAPGQKSGQLWLLTGPNMAGKSTFLRQNALIALLAQIGSFVPATRARIGIVDRLFSRVGAADDLARGRSTFMVEMVETAAILNQAGERSLVILDEIGRGTATFDGLSIAWAAIEHLHESNRCRTLFATHYHELTALSAKLPRMFNATVRVKEWQGNVVFLHEVLPGSADRSYGIQVAKLAGLPPAVITRAKSVLSKLEAQDRGQTARALVDDLPLFAVPSRAAAEAAPPSEAELLMDAVKALHPDEMSPREALEALYALKAKLPKQ, from the coding sequence ATGACGATGCAGCAGCCGATACAAGCTCCGCCCCCCGACGAAGCGCCCGCACCGCCGGCGGAAGCCGCCGCGCGCGTCACGCCGATGATGGAACAGTACTTGGAGATCAAGGCGGCGCATCAGGGCCTGCTGCTGTTCTACCGGATGGGCGATTTCTACGAATTGTTCTTCGAGGATGCCGAGATCGCCTCCAAGACGCTCGGCATCGTCTTGACCAAGCGCGGCAAGCATCAGGGCGCCGACATCCCGATGTGCGGCGTGCCGGTCGAGCGCTCCGAGGATTATCTGCACCGCCTGATCTCGGCCGGTCACCGCGTCGCGGTCTGCGAGCAGACCGAGGATCCTGCCGCCGCGAAGGCGCGCGGCAACAAGAGCGTGGTGCGCCGCGGCGTGGTGCGGCTGGTCACGCCGGGTACGCTGACCGAGGACACGCTGCTCGACGCCCGCGCCAACAATTACCTGCTGGCGATCGCGCGCGCCCGCGCCTCCGGCGGCGGCGATCGCTTCGGCCTTGCCTGGATCGACATCTCGACCGCCGAGTTCATGGTCACCGAATGCGCGAGCGGCGAGCTCGCCGCGACGCTGGCGCGCATCAACCCGAACGAGGCGATCGTCACCGACGCGCTCTATAACGACAGCGAGCTCGGACAGACCCTGCGCGAGCTGCCGGCGGTGACGCCGCTGACCCGCGACGTCTTCGACGGCGCCACCGCCGAGAAGCGGCTGTGCGAGTATTTCGCGGTCGCGACCATGGACGGGCTGGCGCAGCTCACGCGGCTCGAGGCAACCGCCGCGGCCGCCGCGATCACCTATGTCGACCGCACCCAGGTCGGCAAGCATCCGCCGCTGTCGCCGCCCGCGCGCGAGGCCTCCGGCGCGACCATGGCGATCGATCCGGCCACACGCGCCAATCTCGAGCTGACGCGGACGCTCGCCGGCGAACGCCGGGGATCGCTGCTCGATGCGATCGACTGCACCGTGACCTCGGCGGGCTCGCGCCTGCTGGCGCAGCGGCTGGCGGCGCCGCTGACGGATGCACCCGCCATTGCGCGCCGGCTCGATGCGGTCAGCACCTTCGTCACGGATTCGGCCGCGCGCGAGGACATCCGCAGCATCCTGCGCGGCGCGCCCGACATGTCGCGGGCGCTGGCCCGTCTCTCGGTCGGCCGCGGCGGGCCGCGCGATCTCGCCGGCATCCGCGACGGCATCATCGCCGCGGACCAGGTGCTGACGCGGCTCTCCGAACTGGATGAGCCGCCGCAGGAGATCGCGGCGGTGATGACAGCGCTGCAGAGGCCCTCGCGCGAGCTGGCGGCGGAATTCACAGGCGCACTCGACGAGCAGCTGCCGCTGATCAAGCGCGACGGCGGCTTCGTCCGACAGGGCTATGAGCCCGCCCTCGACGAAGCGCGAAACCTGCGCGACGCCTCGCGGCTGGTGGTGGCCTCGATGCAGGCCCGCTACGCCGACGCGACCGCCGTCAAAGGCCTCAAGATTCGCCACAACAACGTGCTCGGCTATTTCGTCGAGGTCACGGCGCAGCACGGCGACAAGCTGATGTCGGCGCCGCTGAACGCGACCTTCATCCATCGCCAGACGCTGGCGGGCCAGGTGCGCTTCACGACCTCCGAGCTCGGCGAGATCGAGGCCAAGATCGCCAATGCCGGCGACCGTGCGCTCGGGCTGGAGCTCGAGATCTTCGAGCGGCTGTCAGCGAAGGCGATGGCGATCAGCGACGATCTGCGCGCCGCGGCGCACGCCTTCGCCCTGCTCGACGTTGCGACATCGCTCGCAAAGCTCGCGGTCGACGATCATTACGTGCGGCCGGACGTGGACGATTCCCTCGGCTTTGCGATCGAGGCCGGCCGCCATCCCGTGGTCGAGCAGGCCCTGAAGCGCAATGGCGAGCCGTTCATCGCCAATGCCTGCGATCTTTCGCCGGCGCCTGGCCAAAAGTCCGGTCAGCTCTGGCTGCTGACCGGCCCGAACATGGCCGGCAAATCGACTTTCCTGCGCCAGAACGCGCTGATCGCGCTGCTCGCCCAGATCGGCAGCTTCGTGCCGGCCACCCGTGCGCGGATCGGCATCGTCGACCGCCTGTTCTCGCGCGTTGGCGCCGCCGACGATCTCGCCCGCGGCCGTTCCACCTTCATGGTGGAGATGGTCGAGACTGCGGCGATCCTCAATCAAGCCGGCGAGCGCTCGCTGGTTATCCTCGACGAGATCGGCCGCGGCACCGCGACGTTCGACGGCCTCTCGATCGCCTGGGCCGCGATCGAGCATCTGCACGAGAGCAACCGCTGCCGCACCCTGTTCGCCACGCATTATCACGAGCTGACCGCGCTCTCGGCCAAGCTGCCGCGGATGTTCAATGCCACCGTGCGGGTGAAGGAATGGCAGGGCAATGTCGTGTTCCTGCATGAGGTGCTGCCGGGCTCGGCCGACCGCTCCTACGGCATCCAGGTGGCCAAACTCGCCGGGCTGCCGCCGGCGGTGATCACGCGCGCGAAGTCGGTTCTCTCCAAGCTGGAGGCACAGGACCGCGGCCAGACCGCGCGCGCGCTGGTGGACGACCTGCCGCTGTTCGCCGTGCCCTCGCGCGCCGCAGCGGAAGCCGCGCCGCCGAGCGAGGCCGAGCTGCTGATGGACGCGGTGAAGGCGCTGCACCCCGACGAGATGTCGCCACGCGAGGCGCTCGAAGCGCTCTATGCATTGAAGGCCAAGCTGCCGAAGCAGTGA